The genomic segment ATTTGGGCTTTTCAGCGGAACGATGGCCTCCCTCACTTCCACTGAGATGCCACATTGAGAAGTCCAGCTATCAAATGCAATTTCAACTCTTGGACTTAACAACAGATTTTATATCTGACTATTTCACATGACATAAGATGACAACAGGCCTCATATGACCATGAAGCAGCTTGTCAGTCAATTGTCCTGTGAAAGTCAGTACTGTGCataaaatggctgtaattccaGTACAGTTAGTTCAGTACTTTTGGTAAATCCCCccaaattaaagctgaaagtctgtgcttcattttttaaattcactgttgtggtgtacagaggcaaacaacccccccaaaaaaacagtcACTGTCCAACAACTTTTGGActtaactgtataaatgaaattgagctggactgaaagcagccacaaagacacacacaacatGAGGTTTGGTAATAGTGATGCCTGGTCACGTGACCAAACATTGCATTGCTCTCACTAGGCGCTGCATCCAAACTGTGCTGATGTCTGGAAATATGCTGTGAATGTTGGCCAGCTGTCCATGTGGAATTCGAAGCTGTCACTCATGACTCCAGTGCAGTGTTTGCTTTTTTGGTAAACTGCTTTCTCAGGTCTGATTGGTTAATGTCAACTTAAATTCAAATCACATTGCTTCTGGAAACAatgtgatttttaattttttttactgtccaACCACACTGTTGCTGCAGAAAATGTGTACAGGACCACTAATGCTGCAACACTGATAGCACTGGTGACAATGGTGTGATGTCATTGAGGTCAGGGCTGCCTCAGCTCAACAGAGAGTCACCAGTGCtgttaaaatgaaagtaaagtCACTGAAAACAAATGAAGGCTGAATGCAGTATTAGGAATCGCTCGTGTGATCGAAGAGGTCAAAGGTCCACGTGCTGGCCTGATCTGAGGTACCCTCGCACCGTGCTGACAGCTGAGCTGCAGTGAAGCAAACAAAAGCTCTTCAAATATTTGTCTGAGCGTTTTTGTGTATTCTAGTTTGTGTTTAACATGCTGACTTTGAAGTTTAGGAACATCACACttattttttccagttttaaacttttttaattattatattgTTTCCTTAAAAACACATGTTCCTCCAGATCATTTCAAGGACCCTTGGTACTTCCTTCTGAAAGTCTCTGGCCTGAAGAGCTTCCCAGTGCAACAGAAAATGTTGTTCACATTTTCCCAGCTGAGTCCGTCAACACTAGTTTTAAAAGTCAGACCCTGAGGACCACTAAAGCTTCCTCAAGGTTGCTTAAAAATTCCTCAAATGAACCAAAGATGCCCCCCGAAGGATTCTCTATTCCAACATCCTCAATGTGAACCTCATTTATAAGCCACTGATTTTATTCTCAGTGCTACTGTTTCCAGCTGCCCTTTCCTAAATCACTTTTATGGCAGCAGTTACAAAAAGGACAGAAGTCGCGCTGGGCTGTCAGAAAGAAGCAGATTATTGTCTTCAAATGGAGGTCAAGCAAAAACCTGTAAAAATATACGCAtggaataaaaatacaaaataaacaagcagCTTTAAATCGCTCCCAACACGAAGATCTCTCTGTTTGCTGCTCACAGAGGGCGCTGCAGTCCTGCTCTTCAGTCCGCCGTCCCTGCCCCCACTGCTCCGCGCTGCTCACCCGTCCTCATCCAAGCAGATTCCCCAAGTCACATCTAACATTGTAAGCAGGTCATAATAAATATGCCTCAGTGTTGGATCTTCCTGACTTAGAATttggaaataaaaatacattacaATAAGAAAAGAAGTTATTTCTTGCAGGGACTTGACGGTATATATTCATATTATAATGAAGTAATGACAGGTTTTTGCATCAGTGCGCATTCTATTTAACATCAGACGTGTTCTAAGTCCAGAAGATGTTCACGACTTTTATAACTTGCACATAAAGTCTGTGCGTCCTGCTCTGATAGGTGCCGCTCCCTCCTTTCAGAGATAAAGTCTCCCGGTGTAGACTGCCCGGGGATTAAAGAAAAGAATTTAGTTCTTTTAAAACAGGTTTTCAAGCTGATCGTGTTACGCGCTGAACACCAGCGCGCTCGGTCTAGAAGAGCGTCTGAAATCCAgagcatttattaatttttgtcaatatttgtttttgtaaacatatatatatatatgtatatatatatatatatatatatatatatatatatatatatatatatttaatgtgACTTTTGCGGACCGACTCTAACTGCTCCGGGTGGTTTCAGCGTGTCTTCACCAGCCTGAGCTTTGGCGCTGATGTGTGAGCAGAGCGCGCAGAGAGGAGCGCAGGACGCTGTGTGTGATAAAAGTTTGAGTCGAGTTTGACTCTGAAGCGTTCCCGTGCAGATAGCTGGCAAGACTGAGggctgtgtgtgcgcgcgcgcgggCACGTGTGCCCGCCcactccctctccctctctgtatATAACAGCAGTTTGACAGCTCGGAGTTTACTGAGCAGGAGGAATCAGCCCAGCAGAGTTAAGCCTGAAGCTGCTTCATTCCGCTTCTTTCCGCGTACAAACGGAGCCACTGCAACCGTCACAGTCTCTCCGAGCTTTGGGTCAGCGCATGCTTGCAGCTGTGTAACCCCCTCTCACCTTAGTACCCGACTTTGTGCAACCTGGATTCCCGGAGCTCATCGCCATGCCTGCCCGGGTTTAGATTCTCAATGGAGCTCTCTAACCTGTACGAGGTCGCACCTCGACCCCTGATGAACAGCCTGAACCAGCAGCCCTCCTCCGGCTACAGAGACCCGGCAGATCTTGGCGGTGAGATCGGAGACAACGAGACCTCCATCGACCTGAGCGCCTACATCGACCCATCAGCGTTCAACGACGACTTCCTGGCTGACCTGTTCCACCACAGCTCCCGACAGGACAAGCTCAAAATGATGAACGGGGAGTACGACCCGGTGACTTGCGGCCCGGGGCCCCAGCAGCTCTACATGTCCAACTACATGGAGTCTAAGATGGAGCCGCTTTACGAGCACAATCCTCCACGCCTCCGACCGGTGGCTATCAAGCAGGAGCCCCGGGACGACGAGGACATGAACCCGGGCATGCCCCCCACCTACCACCACCCGCACCCACACCCCCAGCAGTactcccagcagcagcagcagcagatgccGCACCTCCAGTACCAGATTGCACACTGCGCGCAGACCACCATGCACCTCCAGCCAGGGCACCCTACACCTCCGCCGACCCCGGTGCCCAGCCCGCACCAGCACCAGCACCAACACCCGCACTCGCACTCGCAGCAGGGCGGCATGAAGCTGCTAGAGCAGCAGAGGGGAGGCGGCAAAACCAAGAAGCACGTTGACAAGAACAGCCCGGAGTACCGGCTGAGGCGCGAGCGCAACAACGTGGCCGTGCGCAAGAGCAGGGACAAGGCCAAGATGCGCAACATGGAGACGCAGCACAAGGTGGTGGAGCTGACCGCCGACAACGAGAGACTGAGGCGCAGGGTGGAGCACCTGACCCGCGAGCTGGACACTTTACGGGGCAtcttcagacagctgccggacGGCTCCTTCAAACCCATGGGCAGCTGAGAGCCTCCCGAACCGGACCGGGAGCGGACTGGACATGGACTGGTACACTGCTGGATTTATACACACAGCTGGTTCCGTTCGTCCGGACGGACTGAGAGCGGTAAGGAGACTGAGGCAGCTGAGCTGTTCACTGCTAAAACACCCGACTGAACGGAGTCCTCGCGATCACACTTTCTCCTCAGACTAGAAAAAATAGCTCCAAAGTTTCTGTGTGAAAACGAAAACCAAAGTGCAGACAGACTGTACGCAGAAAACAAACTTGAAGCCACTTTGGTTTTTATTGTTTCAGGAATTTTCCTGAAGATGCTTCAAGAAACAGGACTGATAAACTTTTACTGGAAACAGGTGAATTAATCTCACCATCATCTCACTGACTGAGCTCTTCGGAGAAAGACTTGCGCTCACCTTCAGGAGAAAGAGTGACTCGTTCAGTcggtatatttttttttgttttgttgttgttgttgttgtttttttttttgcagtgttcATGTGCCTTCTAAAACTTTTTGTGCAAAAGCCGATAAGCTCGCCCCCCCTCCCCTGCAGATCCACACAACAGAGGACTGGCTGTTTTTGTGCCTTACCCCCGTACAGACTGAGAGACTCGACCCCACATATCAGTGCAGCTAAGGTAGGGCACGGCGGTGACGAGCCCGGACCAGCCTGTTGTGCACGTAGTTCCTGAattattttggtttgttttatacAAAGTTACCGTCTCTATCAACTGATGAACTTGTCTTAGAGCTATGAAACTCAACCTGTATGTATGTTTATTTCCATGATATAACTGCATGGATTTGTGCTcattttctcctgtttgtcctTTGAGGAGGCGTGCGGGGCTGTTGGCAGGTTTACGTGTTCTAATAATCTGATCACGTGATGCAAACTTcacccaccccccccccccacccctgtGAGATAAAAGAAATCtgaaattttttctttttaataagtAAAGTATTTAAGATTTTTGTTCACTGACACACTGTCAACCACAATACTGAAAGCTTGTACCTCCACTCTTAAGAAGTGTACTAATTAAGACTAAATGAATACGTAAAAAAAGGCgcaaatacattttttcttaGCTTCCTAATACTCAAGAAGGTGTGGAGATACAagtttgcccccccccccctgtGATTGCCCAGCCCGGCCTCTGTTGATTTAAGCCAAAGTAAAATACaaactaggaaaaaaaaaagaaaagaaagaagaaaaaagactgGAATTGAAACTGTGGTACCTGCTGCACCATGTCTAGGGGGAAATCACGTATCTGCAGGAGAAGCCTGATGGCAGCTGGTTCGATGGGATTCTGCAGAAACGTGGTTCCTCTGAAGACACTGAAGCAGCTCTCTGTATGCACTATTTGTCAAAGCACAGCTTTGTTGTCTGACACACGATGGGTACTGATCTGAGCAGAAAAAACACGCCTGGCTCTGTGCACACACCtgtttttaagtgtttgttCATTCTgagaaagataaagaataaataaatgtgaacaGGGTTTCTATGCAACATGGTAGttatcttcttcctcttccccACTGTTGAATCATAGCTCATGCAGCAGTGCCTTCTGATCCTCTgagatgacctttgacctttagctGGTCTGTTGAGAAAGATTTTAAGACATTTGTGTCAGTGAGGAAGAAGgaagcaccttttttttttttttttttttttttacaaacactgATGTTAAACCAACATTTGTTTCAAATTTTACGTCTCAATTGTAAAATAagcatatatataaatatatatgaataaatatatatataaaataccaaaaaatCTGAAATATTATAATAAAAGAAGCTCGTTTTATCAGATTCTGTTTGTGCGTTTGGATTTATTTCTCCATTTGCTTCTCTTGTTGCTGCATCAAGTTCATTGTATCTCTTCGATTTCTTGCAGTCCATAGGGGGCGCTGAGCCAGAAATGCTTCATATCAGGTGTCATTCTTCAGCTTGAATAATGATAAAGGTACAGTCTGCAGCGCTGCAACTTTTACAGTGACGTCTAATTGTCATAAAAGTGAAGAAAATCATCGAAAAATGAATTTTTCTGACAGCTTTGGttcctgtgtttttttctctgcatgtaGATCTcgcatgcaaacacacaatgAGTAATATATATGATGTGCAAAAAGATAGATGGTCAGAAAAATCTCCACCTCGAGCAGCTGCAGCGGCAAAATGCACATCACATATTCTCTGCACATATTTTAGTTGCATTCAGGAGAGACGGTCACAGCCTGGACTGTTAAATTACTGCATCAAAGTCCTCATTGTGCAGAAAAACATTATCTGGCATTACAGCAGCATTAATGTGTATTTTGCATTTTAGTGGTGAACGTGTTGAAAGTTGTTCTTTAGTATCACTGACAAACAACAACACGCTCAGGAATTTATTCCTAGTTTAATGCACCAGATTAGACATGAAAAAAAGTCCCTGTTGTGGCACTGAGTCTGTGAGCCAGTCTGAGTGTCTGGactctgatttttattttttgaatgtTCTATGTGATTCTCGGATTCGTGGTTATTTTTACGTCATGTACTAAGCGTGTTTCGGTTAGTCCTCAGCTCCTTGtggtttttgagttttctctctctcagtgtttgGTCTTCTCCTGTGTTCAGTCAGCCTAGTTTTCATCTTGTTTATCTCTTGTCTCCATGTTTGGTGTTCCCTTTCCGTCTCCCAGTCAGTCATGTCCCCGTGTCTGCTTCACCTCGGTCCCTCTGCTGAGCCTTAGTCTTGGTCTCCGTGTTTatcttacttcctgttttattttgacagtctcttGTCCTGTATACCGTGTGTTAGTTACAGTTAGTTCTagctgtgttcccacctgttgCCCATCCTCTCGTTATCCTGTGGGTATTTTGGTCCTCAGTGTCCCTCTGCTCGTTGCCGGGTCGGTCATGTTTCCCTGTGCTCTGTAGTTTCCAGAGTTTTTGTATTTAGTTTGAGTTTCTAAGTACAGCAATAAAGATGCCTCATTAAGTTAATTCACTTGTCTTGGCGTCCTGTGTTTGGTCCTGCCTTGCCTGTCACACAGTCAGTGTACTTTATGTACGTAAGCAGTACACAGTGCAGCATAACAAAGTTCATGATGCACGACAAGGAATATGAATAAATCCTCTCCGATTATCTGAAGGAAGTAAATAGCATTCAGTAGTACAGCTCCAATTAGATGTGCGCTCATGTTCATCTGTTTGAGTCAGAAATGAATCATTTGTCCTGCTGGATGGCCGAGCAGACGCGACTGTCCTCGAATGTCAGAATTAGAATACCTTTATTCATGTGACACATGCAAGAAGATTTGATGTCTCTCTTCAACAACAGAGAGTTACAGTGGACACATGcctaataaaaaaatgttaaaatgactCAAACTGGTGGCAGTTTAGaagaaaactaacaaaaactACAGAAAAGTTTCCCTAATGTTTGGATCAGTTAAAGGAAGTGGTCGAACGTGGAGGTGACCTTTTTTTTCACTACTTTCTTTGTCGTCTTCCCAGCAGAGACCACGATGTTTCCTCGCCACCACCTGCAGACTACATAAATAAATTTGTGATTTTAGCCCCTTTATTTTGTTGGCCTACCTTCTGTGCACCACGTCTAGGTTTTGGCAGCGAGTGCTAAACCCtgtgctactgctgctgctattGGTTGACTGTGCCGCTGCAGCTGTGGTGACCTGTATTATAGATGAACCCCAGCATTAAACATCTGCATGCAGATTGTATAATACAG from the Oreochromis niloticus isolate F11D_XX linkage group LG1, O_niloticus_UMD_NMBU, whole genome shotgun sequence genome contains:
- the cebpa gene encoding CCAAT/enhancer-binding protein alpha, with protein sequence MELSNLYEVAPRPLMNSLNQQPSSGYRDPADLGGEIGDNETSIDLSAYIDPSAFNDDFLADLFHHSSRQDKLKMMNGEYDPVTCGPGPQQLYMSNYMESKMEPLYEHNPPRLRPVAIKQEPRDDEDMNPGMPPTYHHPHPHPQQYSQQQQQQMPHLQYQIAHCAQTTMHLQPGHPTPPPTPVPSPHQHQHQHPHSHSQQGGMKLLEQQRGGGKTKKHVDKNSPEYRLRRERNNVAVRKSRDKAKMRNMETQHKVVELTADNERLRRRVEHLTRELDTLRGIFRQLPDGSFKPMGS